In the Flavobacterium acetivorans genome, one interval contains:
- a CDS encoding type II toxin-antitoxin system HigB family toxin, translated as MSGNDFRLVVSFNFRRKTCYSIWFGTHKEYDKIDV; from the coding sequence CTGTCAGGAAATGATTTTAGACTAGTTGTTTCATTCAACTTTAGACGAAAAACCTGTTATTCCATTTGGTTTGGCACACACAAAGAATATGATAAAATTGATGTTTAA
- a CDS encoding helix-turn-helix domain-containing protein — MNDFDLGTLIKEHRKKAGLTQLELANLAGVGKTTVFDIEKNKETVRWSNLLAVLRVLNIKVEFKSPLTK, encoded by the coding sequence ATGAATGATTTTGATTTAGGTACTTTAATTAAAGAGCATCGAAAAAAAGCCGGATTAACTCAACTTGAATTAGCCAACTTAGCAGGAGTAGGGAAGACCACTGTTTTTGATATTGAAAAAAATAAAGAAACAGTACGCTGGAGCAATCTTTTAGCAGTACTCCGTGTGTTAAATATTAAAGTAGAATTCAAAAGTCCGTTAACTAAATAA
- a CDS encoding SusC/RagA family TonB-linked outer membrane protein, whose translation MKNYSFYKAASALCYLILIGFILSSSPARANKLLRPLLSERQQNQISGTITDGRVPLPGVTIAIKNRVNYAVLSDFDGKYTLLAKANDTLVVSYIGYKTAIIPINYRKNIHIQLQEDITSLQEVRINAGYYSVKEKERTGSIARITSKDIETQPVTNVLATMQGRMAGVNITQSSGIAGSGFDIKIRGQNSLRTDGNEPLYIIDGVPYASDPIGVGYTATVMPLPTSPLNNFNPGDIESIEILKDADATAIYGSRGANGVVLLTTKKGKAGKTTFSANLQRGTAQVTRFADLMKTEQYLEMRKEAFANDGVTNYPANAYDVNGTWDPNRYTDWQKKLTGGTAQITNVQTAISGGSGLTQFLISGNYGKETTVFPGDFNYQKGNIRANLNHTSQDKRFKTNFAAGYTLQDNDQPAKNYTGESRTLAPNAPALYDEEGKLNWENGTFNNPLRNLKGEFLAKTYDLVTNLGLSYQLLPSLEIKSNFGFTDLKHQESSSQPSTIYNPAWEIGPEYSLISIGNTTRQSWIIEPQLHYKQNLNKDLALDVVLGSTFQKQTARQLVQRASGFTSNSLINNLAAASDVTVDIDDNSVYKYQAFFGRVNLNWNKKYILNLTGRRDGSSRFGPGKQFATFGALGAAWLFSEENFFKNSVLSFGKLRASYGITGSDQIGNYQFLDTYSATGGNYQGVIGLLPTRLFNPNFAWETNRKLEVALETGVLKDRIFLTLAAFRNRSSNQLVGIPLPSTTGFTSIQANLDATVQNTGIETTLRTLNLETKNFTWSTNFNISVLRNELVSFPDLEGSTYRNQFVIGSPLNIRKMYHFEGVNPQTGLYQFKDVNGDGKITADADKTAIVDLNPKFYGGLQNQIKYKNWQLDLLFHFVQKQSINNALLGNPGTLTNQSTALADHWQNPGDIATYQLFTSGKKTDAVKAFSNFYASDGAITDASFIRLKNIALSYSLPKEWLKGAGCRIVLEGQNLLTFTPYKGADPEFLITNSLPPLKIITTAIQFNF comes from the coding sequence ATGAAAAATTATTCATTTTACAAAGCGGCTTCGGCTTTATGTTACCTAATCCTTATTGGGTTCATACTAAGCAGCAGTCCAGCCCGAGCCAATAAGCTACTGAGGCCACTACTGTCTGAACGACAGCAAAACCAAATAAGCGGTACCATAACCGATGGCAGAGTGCCCTTACCAGGTGTGACGATAGCCATAAAAAACCGTGTCAATTATGCCGTCCTATCCGACTTTGATGGCAAATACACCCTCCTAGCCAAAGCCAATGATACCTTAGTCGTGAGCTACATAGGCTATAAAACAGCCATAATCCCTATAAACTACCGCAAAAACATCCACATCCAGCTACAGGAAGACATCACCTCCTTGCAGGAAGTCCGCATCAATGCCGGCTACTATTCCGTCAAAGAAAAAGAACGCACCGGAAGCATCGCCCGCATCACATCTAAGGATATAGAAACCCAGCCAGTAACCAATGTTTTGGCTACGATGCAGGGCAGAATGGCAGGAGTGAATATTACGCAAAGTTCTGGTATTGCAGGTAGCGGTTTCGACATTAAAATACGGGGCCAAAACAGCTTGAGAACCGACGGTAATGAACCGCTCTACATTATTGATGGCGTGCCCTATGCTTCTGATCCTATTGGCGTAGGCTATACCGCGACCGTTATGCCATTACCCACAAGTCCGCTGAATAATTTCAATCCCGGCGACATTGAGAGCATTGAAATTCTAAAGGATGCCGATGCTACCGCCATATACGGCTCAAGGGGTGCGAATGGCGTGGTGCTACTGACTACCAAAAAGGGAAAAGCAGGCAAAACAACTTTCTCTGCCAACTTACAACGCGGAACGGCTCAAGTGACCCGATTTGCCGACTTGATGAAGACCGAACAATATCTTGAAATGCGCAAAGAGGCTTTCGCTAACGATGGAGTTACAAATTATCCTGCCAATGCCTATGATGTGAACGGTACTTGGGATCCCAATCGATATACTGATTGGCAAAAGAAATTGACCGGAGGAACAGCACAAATAACCAATGTGCAAACAGCTATTTCAGGAGGTTCTGGCTTAACACAGTTTCTCATCAGTGGCAATTACGGTAAAGAAACCACCGTATTTCCCGGTGATTTCAACTATCAAAAAGGAAACATTAGAGCCAACCTGAACCATACTTCACAGGACAAACGTTTCAAAACCAACTTTGCTGCCGGATATACGCTTCAAGATAACGACCAACCAGCAAAGAATTATACTGGAGAATCACGAACACTGGCTCCCAATGCACCAGCATTGTATGATGAAGAAGGCAAGCTCAATTGGGAAAATGGCACATTCAACAATCCATTACGCAATTTAAAAGGGGAGTTCCTGGCTAAGACCTATGATTTAGTGACCAACCTAGGTCTTTCCTACCAATTACTGCCGAGTTTGGAAATCAAATCTAACTTTGGCTTCACTGATTTAAAACACCAAGAAAGCAGTTCGCAACCCTCCACCATTTACAACCCTGCTTGGGAAATAGGCCCTGAATATTCCTTAATTTCTATTGGTAATACGACACGTCAATCTTGGATTATCGAACCTCAACTCCATTATAAACAAAATCTAAATAAAGATCTTGCACTCGATGTAGTACTGGGAAGTACGTTTCAGAAACAAACAGCTCGTCAACTGGTGCAACGCGCGAGTGGTTTTACCAGTAACAGTCTCATCAACAACCTTGCAGCAGCCTCGGATGTAACGGTAGACATTGATGATAACTCCGTTTACAAATACCAAGCCTTCTTTGGTCGTGTCAACTTGAATTGGAACAAGAAATACATCCTCAATTTGACCGGCAGACGTGATGGTTCCAGTCGGTTTGGTCCAGGAAAACAGTTTGCTACTTTTGGAGCCCTTGGCGCGGCATGGCTCTTTAGCGAAGAAAATTTCTTCAAGAATAGCGTATTGAGCTTTGGAAAACTAAGAGCCAGTTATGGTATTACGGGGAGTGACCAAATTGGTAATTACCAGTTCTTAGACACCTATAGCGCTACGGGTGGCAATTACCAAGGAGTGATTGGCTTACTACCTACCCGATTGTTCAATCCCAATTTTGCTTGGGAAACCAACCGCAAATTAGAAGTCGCACTGGAAACGGGCGTACTAAAGGATCGAATATTTTTGACATTAGCTGCTTTCCGAAACCGATCTTCGAATCAATTGGTAGGCATCCCTTTACCCTCCACTACAGGTTTTACTTCCATACAAGCCAACTTGGATGCTACCGTACAGAATACTGGTATAGAAACCACGCTACGAACCCTAAACCTAGAGACCAAAAATTTTACGTGGAGTACGAACTTTAATATTAGCGTGCTTCGGAATGAATTAGTATCCTTCCCGGATTTAGAAGGTTCCACTTATCGCAATCAATTTGTTATTGGATCGCCACTTAACATCCGTAAAATGTACCACTTCGAAGGAGTAAACCCTCAAACGGGTTTGTATCAATTTAAGGATGTCAACGGGGACGGAAAAATTACGGCCGACGCTGACAAAACAGCAATTGTAGACCTTAACCCAAAATTCTATGGAGGCTTGCAAAATCAGATAAAATATAAAAATTGGCAGTTGGATTTATTGTTTCATTTTGTACAAAAACAAAGCATCAATAACGCCCTGTTAGGGAATCCTGGAACCCTGACCAACCAATCAACAGCATTAGCGGATCATTGGCAAAACCCGGGTGATATTGCGACTTACCAACTTTTTACCAGTGGAAAAAAGACAGACGCTGTTAAAGCTTTTTCCAACTTCTATGCCAGTGATGGTGCAATAACCGATGCCTCTTTCATAAGACTAAAAAATATAGCCTTAAGCTACAGTTTACCAAAGGAATGGCTCAAAGGTGCAGGATGTAGAATAGTATTGGAAGGACAGAACCTATTGACCTTTACCCCTTACAAAGGAGCTGACCCTGAATTTTTAATTACCAATTCATTACCTCCTTTAAAAATTATAACGACAGCGATACAATTTAATTTCTAA
- a CDS encoding helix-turn-helix transcriptional regulator, giving the protein MNTLIEKYKGIHPGIILERLLKKKAISQRPFALSIGEHPQTLNAITKGKRKLNVALALKIEEKLSLEEGSLALLQTYFDINDEKSKTKQNTPDLTLLRKSLFWDTDISKIDWQKQSIAVIKRVFERGNAIEIEEIKRFYKSDQIKKVLDQTVRKPYTIYKNKENT; this is encoded by the coding sequence ATGAATACATTAATAGAAAAATACAAAGGTATCCACCCTGGAATAATATTGGAACGCTTACTTAAGAAAAAAGCGATTTCACAGCGTCCTTTTGCCCTTTCTATTGGTGAACATCCGCAAACATTAAATGCAATTACTAAAGGCAAAAGGAAACTCAATGTAGCGCTGGCTTTGAAAATTGAAGAAAAATTAAGTTTAGAAGAAGGATCTCTTGCACTTTTACAAACTTATTTTGATATCAACGACGAAAAAAGCAAAACAAAGCAAAATACTCCAGATCTAACTCTTTTAAGGAAATCTTTATTTTGGGATACAGACATTTCTAAAATTGATTGGCAAAAACAAAGTATAGCCGTTATTAAACGGGTATTTGAGCGTGGTAATGCTATTGAAATAGAAGAAATTAAACGTTTCTATAAAAGTGATCAAATAAAAAAAGTACTTGATCAAACAGTTCGTAAACCATACACTATTTATAAAAATAAAGAAAATACATAA
- a CDS encoding S9 family peptidase — protein sequence MKRYQYYLLYLIVILSCLHSLHAQMKQKRELSPNDYGRWHQLFTKGISQLGNWITYTHHYNSKADTLFVKNTTSLKAHAFAKGFKPNFVLESKLIYQQPGNTLSIFDLTKESSVLLEQVSEYAVSRNNQHLVLKRLLNEKAALLITDVNGKPEQEIPNLLSWRMDPTQSKVACVTQEADHFTVILIALDKKLKRTILFKNATTLGQLEWNATGTTLAFLSPSTATIEKNARGAVYAYDTQTQKLATLYLSEHPTLVPKHAIGASYPTELIISEDGERVFFGMEEKTERAMPEPASVQVWNTSDKSIYPGKIDMNDWRKRPIISVWWPAIGKAIPITDQNLPFIQLDAKMKYAITSNPLAYEPQFKYQGDRDYYITNLETAEKKLLLEAASGEPSDLVSSPDGKYLLYYKNDAWWSYDFASEKHRLLTKGINFVETEINDTNAINALNSRLVAFTMHDKEVLIYDSYDIWKVRTDGTSTERITKGRETQTRFSLVTQSQLTDDTYIYDGLQAAQVDLKQPLYFKTIEEPTQKNGILIYHKNQPAKPLVIKDKLINDISLTKDRKKIMYKEQDFDEPPQVVLFDPITKKENIVHQSNPQHNEYYYGKSELFSFEVLGKSVGGVLLYPANYDPKKKYPMIVHVYQKQTSDLHLYQKPSLHGFRGFNVSHFTAQGYFVCLPNMLYEIGNTGEVATKCINAAVQSITEKGIIDKDRIGLIGHSYGGYETNFIVTQKNPFKTAVSGASYSDLAADFLHVAWDFRTADYRRYEYGQMRMGKTLFEDPARYHRNSPILLAQGVSIPLLLWTGAEDRHVDVDHSYKFHMALRRLQKDNVMLVYPNERHVVQNPKNQVDLSTRINQWFDYHLKDGEYKPWMAPNFMAEQ from the coding sequence ATGAAAAGATATCAATACTACCTACTGTACTTAATAGTAATCCTATCCTGCCTCCACTCCCTCCATGCTCAAATGAAGCAAAAAAGAGAGTTATCGCCCAACGATTATGGTCGTTGGCACCAACTCTTTACAAAGGGCATTTCGCAGCTGGGAAATTGGATAACTTATACCCATCATTATAATTCCAAAGCTGATACGCTTTTTGTAAAAAACACCACGTCCTTGAAAGCGCATGCTTTTGCAAAAGGATTCAAACCAAACTTTGTGTTAGAGTCCAAATTAATTTACCAACAGCCCGGAAATACCCTTAGTATTTTCGATTTGACAAAAGAAAGTAGTGTCTTATTAGAACAGGTATCCGAATATGCAGTATCAAGAAACAATCAGCATCTCGTACTCAAACGGCTGCTAAATGAAAAGGCTGCCCTTTTGATTACCGATGTTAATGGGAAGCCAGAGCAAGAAATACCCAACCTCTTGTCTTGGAGAATGGATCCGACACAAAGCAAAGTCGCCTGCGTCACGCAAGAAGCAGACCATTTTACAGTGATTCTCATTGCCCTGGATAAAAAATTAAAAAGGACCATCCTTTTTAAAAATGCAACTACACTGGGACAATTAGAATGGAATGCCACGGGAACCACCTTGGCCTTCTTGAGTCCGAGTACTGCAACGATAGAAAAGAATGCTAGAGGAGCAGTATATGCCTACGATACACAAACGCAAAAGTTGGCTACACTTTATCTTTCTGAACATCCAACGCTCGTTCCTAAGCATGCTATAGGGGCATCCTACCCTACAGAATTAATAATTTCAGAAGACGGTGAACGGGTATTTTTTGGAATGGAAGAAAAAACGGAGCGAGCGATGCCAGAGCCAGCGTCGGTTCAAGTCTGGAATACGTCTGACAAGAGCATTTATCCGGGAAAAATAGATATGAATGACTGGAGGAAACGACCCATTATTTCAGTTTGGTGGCCTGCCATTGGAAAAGCAATACCCATTACAGACCAAAATCTCCCTTTTATTCAATTGGATGCAAAAATGAAGTACGCCATCACCAGCAATCCACTGGCGTATGAACCCCAATTCAAATACCAAGGGGATCGTGATTATTACATTACAAATTTGGAAACAGCAGAAAAAAAGTTACTACTTGAAGCAGCTTCGGGCGAGCCTTCCGACCTCGTATCCTCTCCGGATGGCAAATATCTATTGTATTATAAAAATGACGCTTGGTGGTCGTATGATTTTGCATCAGAGAAGCATCGCTTACTGACTAAAGGAATCAACTTTGTGGAGACCGAAATAAATGATACTAACGCTATTAATGCACTCAACTCAAGATTGGTAGCCTTTACAATGCATGACAAAGAGGTTCTCATTTACGATAGCTATGACATTTGGAAGGTAAGAACGGATGGGACTTCGACCGAAAGAATCACTAAAGGTCGTGAAACACAAACCCGATTTAGTCTAGTAACTCAATCACAATTAACAGACGACACCTACATTTATGATGGATTGCAAGCCGCACAGGTGGATCTCAAGCAACCTTTATATTTTAAAACAATAGAGGAACCAACTCAGAAAAATGGAATTCTCATTTACCATAAAAATCAGCCTGCAAAACCATTGGTCATTAAAGATAAATTGATCAACGATATTTCGCTGACAAAAGACCGAAAAAAAATAATGTACAAGGAACAAGATTTTGATGAACCGCCGCAAGTTGTGCTATTCGATCCCATTACTAAAAAGGAAAATATAGTACATCAAAGCAATCCGCAACACAACGAATACTATTATGGGAAATCAGAATTGTTTTCCTTCGAAGTCCTAGGAAAATCGGTAGGAGGTGTTTTGCTTTATCCTGCGAATTACGATCCAAAGAAAAAATATCCGATGATTGTGCATGTGTATCAAAAACAAACCTCAGACCTTCACTTGTATCAAAAGCCGTCATTACATGGTTTTAGAGGGTTCAATGTGAGCCATTTCACCGCACAAGGGTATTTTGTATGTTTACCCAATATGCTTTACGAAATAGGCAATACTGGGGAAGTGGCCACAAAATGCATCAATGCCGCTGTACAAAGTATTACAGAAAAAGGGATCATCGATAAAGACCGGATTGGATTGATTGGACATTCTTACGGTGGTTATGAAACTAATTTTATCGTTACTCAAAAAAATCCTTTTAAAACAGCGGTTTCCGGAGCGTCCTATAGCGACTTGGCTGCTGATTTTCTACATGTGGCTTGGGATTTTAGAACTGCCGATTACAGAAGGTATGAATACGGGCAAATGCGTATGGGGAAAACACTCTTTGAAGATCCAGCGCGTTACCACCGTAATTCCCCCATCCTATTGGCACAAGGCGTATCTATACCGTTACTTTTATGGACGGGTGCAGAAGATCGTCATGTGGATGTTGACCACAGTTACAAATTCCACATGGCCCTCCGCCGATTGCAGAAAGACAATGTCATGCTCGTTTATCCGAACGAAAGACATGTAGTGCAAAATCCCAAAAACCAAGTCGACCTAAGCACAAGAATAAATCAATGGTTTGATTACCATCTAAAAGACGGTGAATATAAACCGTGGATGGCTCCTAACTTTATGGCTGAGCAGTAA
- a CDS encoding helix-turn-helix domain-containing protein — MNWKVIKTEAEHKIAVKRAMEIFHAEPDTPEDDELGVLLILIKDFEDKNYPMPELDALEVIKIKMQQMGMKNKDLEPIIGSKGHVSAILSGKREMTLKIAQKLKNYFGIPAEAFLNGA; from the coding sequence ATGAACTGGAAAGTAATAAAAACAGAAGCAGAACATAAGATAGCCGTAAAGCGTGCAATGGAAATATTTCACGCAGAACCCGACACGCCCGAAGATGACGAACTAGGTGTTTTACTTATTCTGATAAAAGACTTTGAAGATAAAAATTATCCTATGCCCGAACTCGATGCCTTGGAAGTTATCAAAATAAAAATGCAACAAATGGGAATGAAAAACAAAGATTTAGAACCAATTATTGGGAGTAAAGGACACGTATCAGCAATACTATCTGGCAAACGTGAAATGACCTTAAAGATAGCTCAAAAGCTTAAAAACTATTTTGGTATTCCAGCAGAAGCCTTCTTAAATGGTGCGTAA
- a CDS encoding nucleotidyl transferase AbiEii/AbiGii toxin family protein, with protein MLYYNTVNDLLKNSLIKLMQSDVFNDFRLVGGTALSLQIGHRESIDIDLFSDSEYGTLDFNSIENYLKANFEYVDFLNTIPAMGKSYFIGENKQNTVKLDVYYTDTYIQPYIEVEGVRMATIEEIIAMKIDVVQRGGRKKDFWDLHDLLQSYNINQMLDLHKQRYPYTHDRDLIIKNFTSFQQADEDFNPICFKGKYWEFIKEDFEEIINDFKKA; from the coding sequence ATGCTATATTATAATACTGTAAACGATTTATTGAAAAACAGTTTAATAAAATTAATGCAATCTGATGTATTCAATGATTTTAGGCTTGTTGGCGGTACAGCATTGAGTTTACAAATAGGTCACAGAGAATCGATTGATATTGATCTATTTAGTGATTCAGAATATGGAACACTAGATTTTAATTCGATTGAAAACTATTTAAAAGCAAACTTTGAATATGTAGATTTTTTGAATACAATTCCAGCAATGGGAAAATCCTATTTTATTGGAGAAAATAAACAAAATACGGTTAAGTTAGATGTATATTATACTGATACTTATATCCAACCTTATATTGAAGTTGAAGGTGTTAGAATGGCAACAATTGAGGAAATTATTGCAATGAAAATAGATGTTGTACAACGAGGAGGAAGAAAAAAAGACTTTTGGGATTTACATGATTTATTACAATCATACAATATCAATCAAATGTTAGATTTACACAAGCAAAGATACCCCTACACACATGATAGAGATTTAATAATCAAGAATTTCACATCCTTTCAACAAGCTGATGAAGATTTTAATCCTATTTGTTTCAAAGGCAAATATTGGGAATTTATCAAAGAAGATTTTGAAGAAATCATTAATGATTTTAAAAAGGCGTAA
- a CDS encoding RNA methyltransferase — protein MNDNFINEYFGIGIQNGKTPENLGVLWRTAQNLGATFIFTIGNRYAKQACDTHNAVKAIPYFHYETFEAFFENLPKGARLVGVELNEKALDLETFEHPRRCVYLLGAEDHGLSTKAMDKCHHLVKFKSEKSLNVAVAGSIIMYDRNLPKPRS, from the coding sequence ATGAATGATAACTTTATTAATGAATATTTTGGGATAGGGATACAAAATGGTAAAACGCCTGAAAATTTAGGTGTTTTGTGGCGAACGGCTCAAAACTTAGGTGCTACTTTTATATTTACCATAGGTAATCGATATGCCAAACAAGCCTGCGATACGCATAATGCAGTAAAAGCCATTCCATATTTTCATTATGAAACTTTTGAAGCTTTTTTTGAAAACTTACCCAAAGGAGCGCGATTGGTTGGAGTTGAATTAAATGAAAAAGCTTTAGATTTAGAGACCTTTGAACATCCAAGACGCTGTGTTTATTTATTGGGAGCAGAAGATCATGGCTTGTCCACAAAAGCAATGGATAAATGCCACCATTTAGTAAAATTTAAATCAGAAAAAAGCTTAAACGTAGCTGTCGCGGGCAGCATTATTATGTACGACAGAAACTTGCCTAAACCACGTTCTTAA
- a CDS encoding HipA N-terminal domain-containing protein has translation MRKAIVLVHGKRAGILTETTSNDYHFEYDENYEGDAVSLTMPVSHKKYSYTSFPPFFEGVLPEGVMLEGLLRIVKIDKKDYFSQLIATGNDLVGAVTVKLMEDE, from the coding sequence ATGAGAAAAGCAATTGTTTTGGTACACGGGAAAAGAGCTGGGATTTTAACAGAAACAACTTCTAATGATTATCATTTCGAGTATGATGAAAATTATGAAGGTGATGCCGTTTCATTGACTATGCCTGTAAGTCATAAAAAATATAGTTATACATCCTTTCCTCCATTTTTTGAAGGCGTATTACCTGAAGGTGTAATGCTAGAGGGATTACTACGTATTGTAAAAATTGACAAAAAAGATTATTTCTCTCAACTGATAGCAACTGGAAATGATTTAGTAGGAGCAGTAACAGTTAAATTAATGGAAGATGAATAG
- a CDS encoding RagB/SusD family nutrient uptake outer membrane protein, whose protein sequence is MKNIIQKSKSHYFVTTAIRFFSICIPLLMLSCDDFVQVDVPSTQLSSPLVFENNSTATAALGAIYAQIRDNGLLTGNPNGMQSKLGEYTDELTFYGAGGQTDASFYNNILLPTNMDVKNWWNTTYQQLYTTNALLEGVENSKSLTAFQKERLRGEGLFIRALLHFHLTNLYGAIPYVKTTDYTANTKISKMGTTKVYENVEVDLLESEALLDVEYISSERIRPNKATVQALLARLYLYSGRWAEAANSASAVLNNSLLYVDDGNLETVFLKNNLGNIWQLLPDTDGRNTLEAETHVFLQGPPPVSALSLDFVNSFEAGDLRRTQWIKEVTNGTNVWYHAYKYKAYNNSQGSLEYSIVFRIAELYLIRAEARAQQGELITALEDLNKIRNKAGLSNTLAVTKEQIISAIVKERKSELFTEGHRFFDLKRNMLLDETLTATKPGWDTNDQLLPLPETELLLNPNLKPQNTGY, encoded by the coding sequence ATGAAAAATATTATCCAAAAAAGCAAGTCTCACTACTTTGTGACAACTGCTATACGGTTCTTTTCTATTTGCATTCCGCTATTAATGCTTTCCTGTGATGATTTCGTACAAGTCGATGTTCCATCTACCCAACTTTCGTCTCCACTGGTTTTTGAAAACAACAGCACAGCCACGGCTGCCTTAGGTGCAATATATGCACAAATAAGAGATAACGGCTTGCTGACCGGAAATCCAAATGGCATGCAGTCAAAATTAGGCGAATACACCGATGAACTGACTTTTTATGGTGCAGGAGGTCAAACAGATGCATCCTTTTACAATAATATTCTGTTGCCCACTAATATGGATGTTAAAAACTGGTGGAACACGACTTATCAGCAACTGTATACTACCAATGCCCTATTGGAAGGTGTTGAAAACTCCAAATCCCTCACAGCATTTCAAAAGGAGCGGCTTAGAGGTGAAGGGCTTTTCATCCGAGCCCTATTGCATTTTCATTTGACCAACCTTTATGGTGCCATACCCTATGTAAAAACCACCGATTATACAGCTAACACCAAAATTAGTAAAATGGGAACTACAAAGGTGTATGAAAATGTAGAAGTGGATTTACTAGAATCCGAAGCATTATTGGATGTAGAATACATTAGTTCGGAACGCATACGTCCCAATAAAGCCACGGTGCAAGCACTATTGGCACGACTGTATTTGTACAGTGGTAGGTGGGCCGAAGCGGCTAATAGCGCTTCAGCAGTACTTAACAATAGCCTGCTGTATGTAGATGATGGCAACCTAGAAACCGTTTTCCTGAAAAATAACTTGGGTAACATTTGGCAATTATTGCCTGACACCGATGGACGTAATACCTTAGAAGCTGAAACCCATGTGTTTTTACAAGGACCACCACCAGTTTCAGCCTTAAGTTTGGACTTCGTCAATTCTTTTGAAGCAGGAGATCTCAGAAGAACACAGTGGATAAAGGAAGTGACGAATGGAACAAACGTATGGTACCATGCCTATAAATACAAAGCCTATAACAATTCCCAGGGCTCCTTAGAATATTCTATTGTGTTTCGAATTGCAGAATTGTACTTGATTCGGGCTGAAGCAAGAGCCCAACAGGGAGAGCTGATCACTGCGCTAGAAGACCTCAACAAAATACGAAATAAAGCGGGGCTATCGAACACATTAGCTGTAACCAAGGAACAAATTATCAGCGCCATTGTAAAAGAACGAAAAAGCGAACTATTTACAGAAGGGCATCGCTTTTTTGATTTAAAAAGAAATATGCTGCTCGATGAAACACTGACCGCTACAAAACCAGGATGGGATACAAATGACCAACTCCTGCCACTACCCGAAACAGAACTGCTACTCAATCCCAATTTAAAACCACAAAACACTGGCTATTAA
- a CDS encoding HipA domain-containing protein, whose translation MNRCPITYELCGTDKYSEKGLRLIAPKLTFLKDLPYTAVELRQEAANRAKKLSIQGVQPKLSAAISIVDQEFKIVDQFGTYIIKPQNDLFPQLPENEDLTMRMAKVFGLEVPFHGMLYAKDGSLSYFIKRFDRYGKGKKLATEDFAQLTANTRDTKYRFTMEKLIPVLDEFCSFPAIEKADFFKRILFCYVTGNEDMHLKNFSLITKNGKTTLTSVYDFLNSTIAVKNPEEEIALTLKGKKSNLKAADFVDYYAKERLELNEKTIANILQQMQEAIPKWKELLEISFLSGDMKEKYLELLESRVGMFQ comes from the coding sequence ATGAATAGATGTCCCATTACTTATGAATTATGCGGAACAGATAAGTACAGTGAAAAAGGACTTCGGTTGATAGCTCCTAAATTGACTTTTTTAAAGGATTTACCTTATACAGCAGTCGAACTTCGTCAGGAAGCTGCTAACAGGGCTAAAAAGCTGTCTATACAGGGTGTGCAACCAAAGCTTAGTGCAGCTATCTCGATAGTGGATCAGGAATTTAAAATTGTAGATCAATTTGGAACCTACATTATAAAACCACAGAACGATTTATTTCCACAATTACCGGAAAATGAAGATCTAACCATGCGAATGGCTAAAGTCTTTGGTTTAGAAGTTCCTTTTCACGGGATGCTATATGCTAAAGATGGTAGTTTGTCCTATTTTATTAAGCGTTTTGACCGATATGGTAAAGGAAAAAAATTAGCAACAGAAGATTTTGCCCAATTAACAGCAAATACACGAGATACAAAATATCGTTTTACAATGGAGAAATTGATTCCTGTACTTGACGAATTTTGTTCTTTTCCAGCTATCGAAAAAGCAGATTTCTTTAAAAGAATTCTTTTTTGTTATGTGACTGGAAATGAAGATATGCATTTGAAAAACTTTTCCTTGATAACTAAAAATGGTAAAACAACCCTTACATCAGTATATGATTTTTTAAATTCTACGATAGCTGTAAAAAATCCTGAAGAAGAAATTGCACTGACCTTGAAAGGAAAAAAAAGTAATCTAAAAGCAGCTGATTTTGTTGACTATTATGCTAAAGAAAGATTAGAACTCAACGAGAAAACAATTGCTAACATACTGCAACAAATGCAAGAAGCAATTCCAAAATGGAAAGAATTACTTGAAATCTCTTTTCTGTCAGGGGATATGAAAGAGAAGTATTTGGAGTTGTTGGAAAGTAGAGTAGGGATGTTTCAATAA